Proteins encoded within one genomic window of Nitrospira sp. CR1.1:
- the ureG gene encoding urease accessory protein UreG, producing the protein MHRDDEHFCGSGRTTDARAKGIPIIGIGGPVGSGKTALVEALCLKLRDRYSLAVVTNDIFTKEDAEFLTRRGALPQDRILGVETGGCPHTAIREDASHNQAALDDLLKRHPNVELMFVESGGDNLAATFSPELVDRVIYVIDVAAGDKIPRKGGPGITRSDLLVINKIDLAPHVGADLAVMDRDSRKMRGALPVVFTNLHTGDGLDRVIAWIEQTLPLHAHPH; encoded by the coding sequence ATGCATCGTGATGACGAACATTTTTGCGGATCTGGCCGCACGACCGACGCGCGGGCAAAGGGTATTCCGATTATCGGGATCGGCGGCCCGGTCGGCTCCGGCAAGACGGCGCTGGTGGAGGCGCTCTGTTTGAAATTGCGCGACCGCTATAGTCTGGCGGTGGTGACCAACGATATTTTTACGAAGGAAGACGCGGAGTTTTTGACCAGACGGGGCGCCTTGCCGCAGGACCGTATTCTCGGCGTGGAAACCGGAGGCTGCCCCCACACGGCGATTCGCGAAGACGCATCCCATAATCAGGCGGCGCTCGACGATTTGTTGAAGCGGCATCCGAACGTGGAATTGATGTTCGTGGAAAGCGGGGGCGACAACCTGGCTGCCACCTTCAGCCCTGAACTGGTCGATCGCGTCATCTACGTGATCGACGTCGCCGCCGGCGATAAGATTCCACGCAAGGGCGGGCCGGGGATTACTCGGTCTGATTTGCTGGTGATCAACAAAATCGATCTCGCACCGCACGTCGGCGCGGATCTGGCCGTGATGGATCGCGACAGCAGGAAAATGCGCGGCGCGCTGCCCGTTGTCTTCACCAACTTGCATACGGGCGATGGGTTGGACCGCGTCATCGCGTGGATCGAGCAGACCCTTCCCTTACACGCGCATCCTCACTGA
- a CDS encoding urease subunit alpha, with protein sequence MKMKIPRRQYHDLYGPTTGDRIRLADTDLLVEITRDLTVPGEEAKFGGGKVIRDGMGQSPAATRAKGGLDLVITNAVIIDWWGVVKADIGIRDGRIVGIGKAGNSDLMDGVTKGMEIGPCTEVLSAEGKIITAGGIDTHIHFICPQIITEALANGLTTLIGGGTGPATGTNATTCTPGPWNIHRMLEAADGFPINLGFLGKGNSSLPDGLNEQVEAGAIGLKLHEDWGTTPAAIDTCLSVAERYDIQVAIHTDTINEAGFVEDTIKAFKGRTIHSFHTEGAGGGHAPDIIKVCGEPNVLPSSTNPTMPFTVNTMDEHLDMLMVCHHLNPRVPEDIAFAESRIRRETIAAEDILHDMGAISIMSSDSQAMGRVGEVIIRTWQTAHKMKVQRGHLSERGVEPQDGQHDNWRARRYVAKYTINPAIAHGVAHEVGSVEVGKLADLVLWKPAFFGVKPEIVIKGGFPMSAAMGDPNASIPTPQPVLTRPMFGSYGRAPFRTSLTFLSQTALERDVPKQLGLQKRVAAVKGCRSIGKRDLKLNDALPQIEVDSETYEVRADGILLRCDPVEVLPMAQRYFLF encoded by the coding sequence ATTAAGATGAAGATTCCTAGACGCCAATACCACGACCTCTACGGCCCCACGACTGGGGATCGGATCCGCTTGGCCGATACGGACCTGCTGGTCGAGATTACTCGCGATCTGACCGTTCCTGGTGAAGAGGCCAAATTCGGCGGCGGCAAGGTCATTCGAGATGGCATGGGGCAATCGCCGGCGGCTACGCGTGCGAAAGGAGGCTTGGACCTCGTCATCACGAATGCCGTCATCATCGACTGGTGGGGTGTAGTGAAGGCGGACATCGGGATCAGGGACGGCCGCATTGTCGGCATCGGCAAGGCCGGGAATTCCGACCTCATGGACGGCGTCACGAAAGGCATGGAGATCGGGCCTTGCACGGAGGTGTTGTCGGCTGAGGGAAAGATCATCACCGCCGGCGGGATCGATACGCATATCCATTTTATCTGCCCGCAAATCATCACCGAAGCGCTGGCGAACGGACTGACGACGCTGATCGGCGGCGGGACTGGCCCGGCCACCGGGACGAATGCGACGACCTGCACCCCTGGTCCATGGAACATTCATCGCATGCTGGAGGCGGCGGATGGGTTCCCGATCAATCTGGGGTTCCTGGGCAAAGGGAATTCGTCATTGCCGGACGGCTTGAACGAACAGGTCGAAGCGGGGGCGATTGGACTGAAGCTGCACGAGGACTGGGGGACGACTCCAGCCGCCATCGATACCTGCCTGAGTGTTGCGGAACGGTATGACATTCAGGTGGCGATCCATACGGATACGATCAATGAAGCGGGGTTTGTGGAAGACACGATCAAGGCCTTCAAGGGCCGGACGATCCATTCATTCCATACGGAAGGCGCCGGCGGCGGACATGCGCCGGACATCATCAAGGTGTGCGGTGAGCCGAACGTGTTGCCGTCGTCGACGAATCCCACCATGCCGTTCACGGTCAATACGATGGATGAGCATCTCGACATGCTCATGGTCTGCCACCACCTGAACCCGCGCGTGCCGGAAGACATCGCCTTCGCCGAGTCGCGTATCCGCCGCGAGACGATTGCGGCCGAGGATATCCTGCACGATATGGGCGCGATCAGCATCATGTCGTCCGATTCGCAGGCCATGGGGCGTGTGGGGGAAGTCATCATCCGGACCTGGCAGACCGCCCATAAAATGAAGGTGCAGCGGGGGCATTTGTCGGAGCGTGGCGTCGAGCCGCAGGACGGCCAACATGATAACTGGCGCGCCAGACGGTACGTGGCGAAGTACACGATCAATCCTGCCATTGCGCATGGGGTGGCGCACGAGGTGGGCTCGGTGGAAGTCGGTAAACTGGCCGATCTGGTTCTGTGGAAACCGGCCTTCTTCGGGGTCAAGCCCGAGATCGTGATCAAGGGTGGCTTTCCGATGTCGGCAGCCATGGGCGACCCCAATGCTTCCATCCCGACGCCGCAGCCGGTGTTGACGCGGCCGATGTTCGGCAGTTACGGGCGGGCGCCTTTTCGCACAAGTCTGACCTTTCTTTCGCAAACAGCGCTGGAGCGCGACGTGCCGAAACAGCTGGGATTGCAGAAGCGCGTGGCTGCTGTGAAAGGCTGTCGGAGCATCGGGAAGCGTGATCTCAAGTTGAATGACGCGCTGCCGCAGATCGAAGTGGATTCGGAAACGTACGAAGTGCGCGCGGACGGCATTTTGTTGAGATGCGATCCGGTTGAGGTGTTGCCGATGGCGCAGCGCTACTTCCTTTTCTGA
- a CDS encoding urease subunit gamma, which translates to MHLTPREQEKLLIYVAANLAKERRNRGLKLNHPEAVAFITAEILEGIRDGKSVSELMSYGATLLARKDVMPGVPEMIPELQVEGTFPDGTKLVTVHEPIR; encoded by the coding sequence ATGCATCTGACACCGCGCGAGCAGGAAAAGCTATTGATCTATGTGGCGGCGAATTTGGCCAAGGAGCGCAGGAACCGCGGCCTGAAGCTCAACCATCCGGAAGCCGTCGCCTTCATCACGGCCGAGATTCTCGAAGGCATTCGAGATGGGAAGTCCGTATCGGAGCTGATGAGTTATGGCGCGACCTTGCTCGCTCGGAAGGATGTCATGCCGGGCGTGCCCGAAATGATACCGGAGCTGCAGGTCGAGGGGACATTCCCCGATGGGACGAAACTGGTGACCGTCCATGAGCCGATCAGGTAG
- a CDS encoding urease subunit beta, whose translation MKKTSKSAEKKSSSKSKSTIRSSKMLKPAPIIPGEIIPGEGDIIALHGRQTIELTVSNIGDRPIQIGSHCHFFEANRALKFDREQSYGFRLQVPAGTAVRFEPGESKRVTLVALGGNRVAYGINGLVNGKLDDANVREKALSAAREQGFIGTKG comes from the coding sequence ATGAAGAAGACATCGAAGAGCGCTGAAAAGAAATCATCGTCAAAGTCGAAGTCGACTATTCGCTCATCGAAGATGCTGAAGCCTGCCCCAATTATCCCCGGCGAAATTATCCCCGGAGAAGGTGATATCATCGCTCTGCACGGTCGGCAGACGATTGAACTCACCGTGTCGAATATCGGCGATCGGCCGATTCAAATTGGATCGCATTGCCATTTCTTTGAAGCCAATCGAGCGCTGAAGTTCGATCGAGAGCAGAGCTACGGATTTCGTCTTCAGGTACCGGCGGGAACGGCGGTGCGGTTTGAGCCGGGAGAATCCAAACGCGTGACCTTGGTGGCGCTCGGGGGGAATCGAGTGGCCTATGGCATCAATGGGTTGGTCAACGGCAAGCTCGACGATGCGAATGTGCGCGAGAAGGCCTTGTCGGCCGCTCGCGAACAGGGTTTTATAGGGACAAAGGGCTAG